One genomic window of Malaciobacter molluscorum LMG 25693 includes the following:
- a CDS encoding protein tyrosine phosphatase family protein, with product MLETILNYVKINENISTSGQPTQEELEQIAKNDFKVVINLALTDSSLALENEDKIVSDLGLTYIHIPVDFENPEWDNLKIFLNIMNGFSNQKVWVHCAKNYRVTSFMYVFHKYFLKTPFEQIDLSVFDMWTPSKKWQDLMKISFEQLQA from the coding sequence ATGTTAGAAACTATTTTGAATTATGTAAAGATAAACGAAAATATCTCTACTTCAGGACAACCAACACAAGAAGAACTTGAACAAATAGCAAAAAATGATTTTAAAGTTGTGATTAATTTAGCTTTGACTGATTCGTCATTAGCTTTAGAAAATGAAGATAAAATTGTAAGTGATTTAGGACTTACTTATATTCATATACCTGTGGATTTTGAAAATCCAGAATGGGACAATCTTAAAATATTTTTAAACATAATGAATGGCTTTTCTAATCAAAAAGTTTGGGTACATTGTGCGAAAAATTATAGAGTAACTTCATTTATGTATGTATTTCATAAATACTTTCTAAAAACTCCTTTTGAACAAATAGATTTATCTGTTTTTGATATGTGGACTCCTAGTAAAAAATGGCAAGATTTAATGAAAATATCATTTGAGCAGTTACAAGCTTAA
- a CDS encoding HesA/MoeB/ThiF family protein, with amino-acid sequence MSEIHEFFNRQIKLWGEETQDSLQNKKVAIIGSGGLGCSLGIALGASGIGEFTLVDFDEVGVHNIHRQIGFKVGDDGKYKADVLKELIESRCPYTKVTAYKESFDDFAKRDLEFDLIIDATDNLPTRAAINEYCISKNQPWIYGSVEEFHGQVCFFEKASYEAVFQINDRKPNGIACPIVMHIASLQANLAIRYLAGLAVKKDILYYLSFDNDGVLQNQKFNLPTK; translated from the coding sequence ATGAGCGAAATTCACGAGTTTTTTAATAGACAAATAAAACTATGGGGTGAGGAAACACAAGATAGTTTACAAAACAAAAAAGTTGCGATTATTGGTAGTGGAGGACTTGGGTGTTCTTTAGGTATTGCACTTGGTGCTTCTGGTATTGGAGAGTTTACTTTAGTTGATTTTGATGAGGTAGGCGTTCATAATATTCATAGACAAATAGGTTTTAAAGTAGGGGATGATGGTAAATATAAAGCTGATGTCTTAAAAGAGCTTATTGAATCAAGATGCCCTTATACTAAAGTTACTGCTTATAAAGAGTCATTTGATGATTTTGCAAAAAGAGATTTGGAGTTTGATTTAATAATTGATGCTACTGATAATCTTCCAACAAGAGCAGCGATAAACGAATACTGCATAAGCAAAAACCAGCCTTGGATTTATGGGAGTGTTGAGGAGTTTCATGGACAAGTTTGTTTCTTTGAAAAAGCATCTTATGAAGCAGTATTTCAAATAAATGATAGAAAACCAAATGGAATTGCTTGTCCTATTGTGATGCATATTGCTTCACTTCAAGCAAATCTAGCTATTAGATACCTTGCTGGATTAGCTGTAAAAAAAGATATTTTATACTATTTATCTTTTGATAATGATGGTGTTTTACAAAACCAAAAATTCAATTTACCTACAAAATAG
- a CDS encoding restriction endonuclease subunit S translates to MAWEEVKFGELLTLKQGFALNSKSKHYLSDEENGIPLLKISDLFNNTETLFVKKEIPKQFLVFEDEIIYSRTGQVGYAFMGKKGVIYNNCFKVIPNEEKINKKFLYKILNTEIIRNYAQTLATGTAQLDLNHDAFKSIKINLPPLETQQKIVNLISNYDDLIENNSKRIKLLENMAEELYKEWFVRLRFPNYKNTKIENGIPQGWERVTVDSLLKQLKGTAKIKTSEMLTKGRFPVIDQSKDFIAGYTNEKDINYFGGIPFIVFGDHTRVLKLINFSFAKGADGVQLLVSNNERMPQLLFYHNLLNVDLSNFYYSRHFKFLKKEKVLLPTKKIASEFNSFTENLYKEIDLLRGKNQNLKQTRDLLLPRLLSGKLDIEKLDIK, encoded by the coding sequence ATGGCTTGGGAAGAGGTTAAATTTGGAGAACTACTCACTTTAAAACAAGGTTTTGCTTTAAATAGTAAAAGTAAGCATTACTTAAGTGATGAAGAAAATGGTATTCCATTATTAAAGATATCTGATTTATTTAATAATACCGAAACACTTTTTGTGAAAAAAGAAATTCCAAAACAATTTTTAGTATTTGAAGATGAAATAATCTACAGTCGAACAGGACAAGTTGGTTATGCTTTTATGGGTAAAAAAGGAGTAATATATAATAACTGCTTTAAAGTAATTCCTAATGAAGAAAAAATAAACAAAAAATTTTTATATAAAATTTTAAACACGGAAATTATAAGAAATTATGCTCAAACATTAGCAACTGGTACAGCTCAACTTGATTTAAACCATGATGCTTTTAAAAGTATAAAAATAAATTTACCACCTTTAGAAACTCAACAAAAAATAGTCAATCTAATTTCCAACTATGATGACTTGATAGAAAACAACAGTAAGCGAATAAAACTTTTAGAGAATATGGCAGAAGAGCTTTACAAAGAGTGGTTTGTAAGACTTCGATTTCCAAACTATAAAAATACAAAAATAGAAAATGGAATACCCCAAGGGTGGGAAAGAGTAACCGTTGATAGTTTACTGAAACAATTAAAAGGGACAGCAAAAATTAAAACATCTGAAATGCTTACTAAAGGAAGATTTCCTGTTATTGATCAAAGTAAAGATTTTATAGCTGGATATACAAATGAGAAAGATATTAATTATTTTGGAGGAATACCTTTTATTGTATTTGGAGATCATACTCGAGTCTTAAAATTAATTAATTTTAGTTTTGCAAAAGGAGCAGATGGAGTTCAATTATTAGTATCTAATAATGAAAGGATGCCTCAACTACTTTTTTATCATAATTTATTAAATGTTGATTTATCAAACTTTTATTATTCTAGACATTTTAAGTTTTTAAAAAAAGAAAAAGTGCTTTTACCTACTAAAAAAATTGCAAGTGAATTTAACTCTTTTACTGAAAATTTATATAAAGAAATTGATTTATTGAGAGGTAAAAACCAAAATTTAAAACAAACAAGAGATTTACTCCTTCCTAGACTACTAAGTGGAAAACTAGATATTGAAAAGCTTGATATAAAATAA
- the xseB gene encoding exodeoxyribonuclease VII small subunit — protein sequence MSEEKKEETLAFEEKILKAKELLEKLNNQDITLQDSIEVYKSGIKQLDEAQKLLDEAKLIFTTKEKDNN from the coding sequence ATGAGCGAAGAGAAAAAAGAAGAAACACTAGCTTTTGAAGAAAAAATCTTAAAAGCAAAAGAGTTACTTGAAAAACTAAACAATCAAGACATCACACTTCAAGACTCAATTGAAGTATATAAATCAGGTATAAAACAACTAGACGAAGCTCAAAAATTACTAGATGAAGCAAAACTAATATTTACTACAAAAGAGAAAGATAATAATTAA
- the metX gene encoding homoserine O-acetyltransferase MetX, protein MKIETKTARFSTPLYLESGRILEPFEIIYETYGELNEDKSNVIVICHALAGSHHAAGRYADEAKPGWWDKFIGDGKAVDTTKYFVICTNNIGSCFGSTNPMSPNYPSDEPYRFKFPVITISDIVKAQRILFDSLGIHHVKAVIGGSMGGMQALCYSIEHTRFADTVIALATTAYTRPWAIAINKIAMESVRHDPAFNNGHYKKDDLLAKGLPGLAIGRMAGLIAYLSPTLFNKKFGRNYAHTDGLYELFGRFEVERYLEYNSYSFPKIFDPLSYLYICKTMNIFDVSRNEDTLEDVFSKIKCNLHLISFSDDMLFFPEEMQEIYDIMCKIGKKEQVSYKMIESESGHDSFLVEVEKFEEHVREILKGIE, encoded by the coding sequence TTGAAGATAGAGACAAAAACAGCAAGGTTCTCTACACCACTATATTTGGAAAGTGGTAGGATACTTGAGCCTTTTGAGATAATATATGAAACTTATGGAGAACTAAACGAAGATAAATCAAATGTAATTGTAATTTGTCATGCTTTAGCAGGAAGCCATCACGCAGCGGGAAGATATGCTGATGAAGCAAAGCCTGGTTGGTGGGATAAATTCATAGGAGATGGAAAAGCAGTAGATACTACAAAATATTTTGTTATTTGTACAAATAATATAGGTTCCTGCTTTGGTTCAACAAATCCTATGAGTCCAAACTATCCAAGTGATGAACCATATAGATTTAAATTTCCAGTAATTACGATTTCTGATATAGTAAAAGCACAAAGAATACTTTTTGATTCACTTGGAATACATCATGTAAAAGCAGTAATTGGTGGTTCTATGGGAGGAATGCAAGCTTTATGTTACTCAATAGAGCATACAAGGTTTGCAGATACCGTTATAGCCTTAGCAACTACTGCTTATACAAGACCTTGGGCAATAGCAATAAATAAAATAGCAATGGAGTCAGTAAGACATGATCCAGCTTTTAATAATGGACACTATAAAAAAGATGATTTATTAGCAAAAGGACTACCAGGACTTGCAATAGGAAGAATGGCAGGACTAATAGCATATTTAAGTCCAACACTATTTAATAAAAAGTTTGGAAGAAACTATGCGCATACAGATGGACTTTATGAGCTTTTTGGAAGATTTGAAGTTGAGAGATATTTAGAGTATAACTCATATAGTTTTCCTAAAATCTTTGATCCACTTTCATATCTTTATATATGTAAAACAATGAATATTTTTGATGTATCAAGAAATGAAGATACACTAGAAGATGTATTTAGTAAAATCAAATGCAACTTACACCTTATATCTTTTTCTGATGATATGCTATTTTTCCCAGAAGAGATGCAAGAGATATATGATATTATGTGTAAAATTGGCAAAAAAGAGCAAGTATCATATAAGATGATTGAGAGTGAATCTGGACATGATTCATTTCTTGTGGAAGTTGAAAAGTTTGAAGAACATGTAAGAGAAATACTAAAAGGAATAGAATGA
- a CDS encoding type I restriction endonuclease subunit R translates to MAYINESHIEDADIKFFLKNLKYDEHINAWKDELVGRDSLKEVVLKKRLFKIIEKLNPNIPQECLYDAIEQLTISRVSQSEIKANSEVYELLKDGYYTSYKNEEGKDEPVQIKFIGFDKDSIHNEFLVVSQLTIEKLSSTGKRRPDILLYVNGLPLVMIELKRPDIKVKTGYDKNLQDYREDIPQLFYYNLFVGISNGHQTRLGSFNAPWEHFFSWTKLKDNVEDKTQDTLLQLENKSIHEKPRLSLQILCEGLCRKTNLIDYFENFVLYHRKRTKIIAKNHQFLGVNRAIENLKNSEDTKLGVFWHTQGSGKSYSMIFFSKKINRKVEGNWSFLIITDRNDLDDQIFKNFVDTQTLNLSTNQNMKNNEYRAKGNKSRVQLEEALSQNKSFYFSTIFNFGLDKGKVYKKKSDRDDWIVIVDEAHRSQYKSLGENMKIALPNAKFIAFTGTPILQNGLTEQWFGNYVSEYNFAQSIEDGATVPLYYRKSVPSVVLENEDLSDEAMEILNQYDLNEEQLDHLNSEYTTLFQAVKRDDRLDEIAKHIVKHFPQRLDVRDDEGKRKPMKAMVISIDKFTAVKMYDKVQLAFKEETKELIRAKNKAKGEEKELIQRKLDFINETKMAVVISQEGTEKQEQEKFAAQGLDITSHRKLMNEPDLDGRDIEDYFKDANNPYRIVFVTAMWMTGFDAPSVSTLYLDKPMKNHTLMQTIARANRVYEAKKNGMIIDYFGVFRNLKKALSDYAEGNTSSEDEANMPVKEFGMLIELLQESINKCKSYLKEFDIDVDKIHEIGEKGFKEIELFKDYADIILKSDDRRKEFNLFVNTIVSLYDSAKPEIYNYPDIKQERDLFTYLKEIVNRKLDRDEEINNARREIDELLDRSVLGNKDLEDDTKITITDYRQINLGEIDFEKLRKEFPKKAYKSIEFTDLKEFMEIKLKQMTARNKTRGNFLEDFEKIIDEYNNGSVEVEEAYETLLKQIEKLNEEEKRYIKEGFSSEEELEIFDLLKKDKLTKDEISKVKKTAKNLLKTLSDKKRELFVYNWYKERQKQSIVEHTIGKVLEELPESYDVKIFREKKEMVFEHIYNLAELGDERFIYESINNSDYAPVLYDLKEAQVKVE, encoded by the coding sequence ATGGCATATATAAATGAAAGTCATATTGAAGATGCAGATATAAAGTTTTTCTTGAAAAACCTAAAATATGATGAGCATATCAATGCTTGGAAAGATGAACTTGTAGGAAGAGACTCATTAAAAGAAGTAGTGCTAAAAAAAAGACTTTTTAAGATAATAGAAAAGTTAAACCCAAATATCCCTCAAGAGTGTTTATATGATGCCATTGAACAACTAACCATATCAAGAGTAAGTCAAAGTGAGATAAAAGCCAATAGTGAAGTTTATGAGCTTTTAAAAGATGGATATTATACATCTTATAAAAATGAAGAAGGCAAAGATGAACCCGTTCAGATTAAGTTTATTGGCTTTGATAAAGATAGCATTCATAATGAGTTTTTGGTAGTATCTCAACTAACTATTGAAAAACTAAGCTCAACTGGAAAAAGAAGACCGGATATACTCTTATATGTAAATGGTTTGCCTTTAGTTATGATAGAACTTAAAAGACCTGATATCAAAGTAAAAACAGGATATGACAAAAATCTTCAAGACTATAGAGAAGATATTCCTCAACTTTTTTATTATAATCTTTTTGTCGGTATCTCAAATGGTCATCAAACAAGACTTGGAAGTTTTAATGCTCCTTGGGAACACTTTTTTTCTTGGACAAAACTAAAAGATAATGTAGAAGATAAAACTCAAGATACCCTTTTACAACTTGAAAACAAAAGTATTCACGAAAAGCCAAGACTATCTTTACAAATACTTTGTGAAGGTTTATGCCGTAAAACAAACTTGATAGACTATTTTGAAAACTTTGTTTTATATCATAGAAAAAGAACAAAGATTATCGCAAAAAACCATCAGTTTTTAGGTGTAAACAGAGCAATAGAAAATCTAAAAAATAGCGAAGATACAAAACTTGGGGTATTTTGGCATACCCAAGGAAGTGGAAAATCATACTCTATGATTTTTTTCTCTAAAAAAATAAATAGAAAAGTTGAAGGTAACTGGTCTTTTTTGATTATTACAGATAGAAATGATTTAGATGACCAAATCTTTAAAAACTTTGTTGATACACAAACCTTAAATCTATCAACCAATCAAAATATGAAAAATAATGAATACCGAGCTAAAGGAAACAAAAGTCGAGTTCAACTAGAAGAGGCACTAAGTCAAAATAAAAGCTTTTATTTCTCTACTATATTTAATTTTGGACTGGATAAGGGAAAAGTATATAAGAAGAAATCTGACAGAGATGATTGGATAGTAATAGTAGATGAAGCCCATAGAAGTCAATATAAATCATTAGGTGAAAATATGAAAATAGCATTGCCAAACGCTAAGTTTATAGCTTTTACTGGAACACCTATTTTACAAAATGGCTTAACCGAACAATGGTTTGGAAACTATGTCTCAGAGTATAACTTTGCTCAAAGTATAGAAGATGGAGCAACAGTTCCTTTATACTATAGAAAAAGTGTTCCAAGTGTAGTTTTAGAAAATGAAGATTTAAGCGATGAAGCAATGGAGATTTTAAATCAATATGATTTAAATGAAGAACAACTTGATCATCTAAATAGCGAGTACACAACTCTTTTCCAAGCAGTAAAAAGAGATGATAGACTTGATGAGATAGCCAAACATATAGTAAAACATTTCCCTCAAAGACTTGATGTAAGAGATGATGAAGGTAAAAGAAAACCAATGAAAGCTATGGTTATCTCTATTGATAAGTTTACAGCAGTAAAAATGTATGACAAAGTACAACTAGCTTTTAAGGAGGAAACAAAAGAACTCATAAGAGCAAAAAACAAAGCTAAGGGTGAAGAAAAAGAGCTTATCCAGAGAAAACTTGACTTTATAAATGAAACGAAAATGGCAGTTGTTATTTCTCAAGAGGGAACAGAAAAACAAGAGCAAGAAAAGTTTGCTGCGCAAGGTTTAGATATTACTTCTCATAGAAAACTTATGAATGAGCCAGATTTAGATGGTCGAGATATAGAGGACTATTTTAAAGATGCAAATAATCCTTATAGAATAGTTTTTGTAACTGCCATGTGGATGACTGGTTTTGATGCACCTAGTGTTTCGACATTATATTTGGATAAGCCTATGAAAAACCATACTCTAATGCAAACAATAGCAAGAGCAAATAGAGTCTATGAAGCAAAGAAAAATGGAATGATAATCGACTACTTTGGCGTATTTAGAAATCTTAAAAAGGCACTTAGTGATTATGCTGAGGGAAATACAAGCAGTGAAGATGAAGCTAATATGCCAGTAAAAGAGTTTGGAATGTTAATAGAACTTTTACAAGAGTCAATAAATAAATGTAAAAGCTATCTAAAAGAGTTTGATATAGATGTAGATAAGATACATGAGATAGGGGAGAAAGGGTTTAAAGAGATAGAACTTTTCAAAGACTATGCAGATATTATACTTAAAAGTGATGATAGAAGAAAAGAGTTTAATCTATTTGTTAATACTATAGTTTCACTTTATGACTCGGCAAAACCTGAAATATACAATTATCCCGATATAAAACAAGAAAGAGATCTGTTTACCTATTTAAAAGAGATTGTAAATAGAAAACTTGATAGAGATGAAGAGATAAATAATGCTCGACGTGAGATTGATGAACTTTTAGATAGAAGTGTATTGGGAAATAAAGATTTAGAAGATGATACAAAAATCACCATAACTGACTATAGACAAATTAACTTAGGTGAAATAGATTTTGAAAAGTTGCGAAAAGAGTTTCCTAAAAAAGCTTACAAAAGTATAGAGTTTACAGACTTAAAAGAGTTTATGGAAATAAAACTAAAACAGATGACTGCAAGAAATAAAACAAGAGGAAATTTTTTAGAAGATTTTGAAAAAATTATTGATGAATACAATAACGGAAGTGTCGAAGTAGAAGAAGCTTATGAAACTTTATTAAAACAGATAGAAAAACTAAATGAAGAGGAAAAAAGATATATAAAAGAAGGCTTTAGTAGTGAAGAAGAGCTTGAAATATTTGATTTACTTAAAAAAGATAAACTTACAAAAGATGAGATAAGTAAAGTAAAAAAAACAGCTAAAAATTTATTAAAAACACTAAGTGATAAAAAAAGAGAACTGTTTGTTTATAATTGGTATAAAGAGAGACAAAAACAAAGCATAGTAGAACATACAATTGGTAAAGTATTGGAAGAATTACCTGAATCTTATGATGTTAAAATATTTAGAGAAAAAAAAGAGATGGTTTTTGAACATATATATAATTTAGCAGAGTTAGGTGATGAAAGATTTATTTATGAAAGTATTAATAATAGTGATTATGCACCTGTGCTTTATGATTTAAAAGAAGCACAAGTAAAAGTAGAATAA
- a CDS encoding type I restriction-modification system subunit M, whose product MTTQELKKLEDNLWASANRLRATGGIKSADYAVPVLGIIFLRFADNKYSLYEEQILKEFKESQNTRNPENIEKIAFRICGFYLGEKSRYEYLLNLSDSNSIAKAIKEAMEDIESWQDEKFQDILPKDNYYNIEKEDKTILPELLKTFSDIPKDASGDVFGKIYEYFLGKFALSEGQKGGEFFTPTSVVRFIVEVIEPYSGKIFDPACGSGGMFVQSANFLDKTKHKREDIYVCGQENETSTVKLAKMNLLVNNLRGEIKKVNSYEENPYDSKNKFNYVMANPPFNVKGVKEATVKDDDRFNFYGLPKNKGNKDDKITDANYLWISLFATSLNETGKAGFVMPNSASDARNSEYEIRKKIVDSGIIDCMVTIPSNMFYTVTLPATLWFFDKSKIKTPREDKILFIDARNIFKQIDRAHREWSKEHIQNLSTIVNLYHGSDEKYNKNIQNYTENLNVSKKELDPIFKEYESFYNELSSKIEEKNLEAKYSTEIKEINELLKTIKEQNQNLQEKLKLDLKKLKLTKQLKELDTKLENLEEKIKEINYWDENISWLQTNFPDGKYQDVVGLCKIASRVDYIDEHDYSLNAGRYVGIALEDDSLSEEEFKTLIKEKHQELQTLNKEASELEKLIDTNFSKVF is encoded by the coding sequence ATGACAACACAAGAGTTAAAAAAGTTAGAAGACAATTTATGGGCAAGTGCAAATAGACTAAGAGCAACTGGTGGTATCAAATCAGCTGATTATGCAGTACCTGTACTTGGAATCATTTTTCTAAGATTTGCTGATAATAAATATTCACTTTACGAAGAGCAAATTTTAAAAGAGTTCAAAGAGAGTCAAAACACAAGAAATCCAGAGAATATAGAAAAAATAGCATTTAGAATTTGTGGATTTTATCTGGGTGAAAAATCAAGATATGAATATCTTTTAAATCTTTCTGATTCAAACAGTATAGCAAAAGCTATAAAAGAAGCTATGGAAGATATAGAGTCATGGCAAGATGAAAAGTTTCAAGATATACTCCCAAAAGACAACTACTACAATATAGAAAAAGAGGATAAAACTATCCTTCCTGAACTTTTAAAAACTTTTTCAGATATTCCAAAAGATGCTAGTGGAGATGTTTTTGGAAAGATTTATGAGTATTTTTTAGGAAAATTTGCACTAAGTGAAGGTCAAAAAGGTGGAGAGTTCTTTACTCCAACTTCAGTGGTAAGATTTATTGTTGAAGTTATAGAGCCATATAGTGGAAAGATATTTGACCCTGCTTGTGGTTCAGGTGGTATGTTTGTTCAATCTGCAAACTTCTTGGATAAAACAAAACATAAAAGAGAAGATATCTATGTATGTGGTCAAGAAAATGAAACATCAACTGTAAAACTAGCCAAGATGAACCTACTGGTTAATAACTTAAGAGGTGAGATAAAAAAAGTTAACTCTTATGAAGAGAACCCATATGATTCTAAAAATAAATTTAACTATGTGATGGCAAATCCCCCTTTTAATGTAAAAGGTGTAAAAGAAGCAACAGTAAAAGATGATGATAGATTTAACTTCTATGGGTTACCTAAAAACAAGGGTAACAAAGATGACAAGATAACCGATGCAAACTATCTTTGGATATCTCTTTTTGCCACATCCTTAAATGAGACAGGAAAAGCAGGGTTTGTTATGCCAAACTCTGCAAGTGATGCAAGAAATAGTGAATATGAGATAAGAAAAAAGATAGTAGATAGTGGGATAATTGATTGTATGGTTACTATTCCATCAAATATGTTTTATACTGTAACTTTACCTGCTACGCTTTGGTTTTTTGATAAAAGTAAGATAAAAACGCCAAGAGAGGATAAAATCCTTTTTATAGATGCTAGAAATATATTCAAACAAATTGATAGAGCACATAGAGAGTGGAGTAAAGAACATATCCAAAATCTAAGCACCATAGTAAATCTATACCATGGAAGTGATGAAAAGTATAATAAAAATATCCAAAACTATACTGAGAATTTAAACGTGAGTAAAAAAGAGCTTGATCCAATATTTAAAGAGTATGAGAGTTTTTACAATGAATTATCAAGTAAGATTGAAGAGAAAAACTTAGAAGCAAAATATTCAACAGAGATTAAAGAGATAAATGAACTTCTAAAAACTATAAAAGAACAAAATCAAAACCTACAAGAAAAATTAAAACTAGATTTAAAAAAACTAAAGCTAACAAAACAGCTAAAAGAGTTAGACACTAAGCTAGAAAATTTAGAAGAGAAAATAAAAGAGATAAACTATTGGGATGAAAATATCTCATGGCTTCAAACAAACTTCCCAGATGGAAAGTATCAAGATGTAGTAGGACTTTGTAAAATAGCAAGTAGAGTTGACTACATAGATGAACACGACTATTCGCTAAATGCTGGAAGATATGTAGGTATTGCACTTGAGGATGACAGTTTAAGCGAGGAAGAGTTTAAAACTCTTATAAAAGAGAAACATCAAGAACTGCAAACTCTAAATAAAGAGGCAAGTGAACTTGAAAAGCTTATTGATACCAATTTTTCTAAGGTGTTTTAA
- the rhuM gene encoding RhuM family protein, which translates to MENQNILIYENQNGNIKVDVIFKDESIWLNQAQICELYGKAKSTISEHIKAIFEDGELDEEVVVRKYRTTTKHGAIEGKTQSKDVNFYNLDMIIALGFKVRSNTGTKFRIWANQKLKEYITKGFVLDDDRFKNGNQMSYFDELQNRLREIRLSEKFFYQKIKDIYMTSIDYDPKDEKTIEFFKIVQNKLLWAVSSQIAAELVHNRVDITKPLLGMSSYDGENKNITKKDVSVAKNYLNEEEIKLLGLLVEQYLAFAETMANQKTPMYMKDWIERLDLILSMNGRELLKNAGKISHQMAKEKSELEYKKYKENQKQVEKVQSLKELEEDIKKLK; encoded by the coding sequence ATGGAAAATCAAAATATCTTAATCTACGAAAACCAAAATGGAAATATCAAAGTTGATGTAATATTTAAAGATGAATCTATATGGTTAAATCAAGCTCAAATATGTGAGTTGTATGGTAAAGCAAAGTCAACCATAAGTGAGCATATAAAAGCAATCTTTGAAGATGGGGAGTTGGATGAAGAAGTGGTTGTTCGGAAATACCGAACAACCACAAAGCATGGAGCAATAGAGGGAAAAACTCAAAGTAAAGATGTGAACTTTTATAATCTTGATATGATAATAGCCTTAGGTTTTAAAGTTCGTTCAAATACTGGTACAAAGTTTAGAATTTGGGCAAATCAAAAGCTAAAAGAATATATCACAAAAGGTTTTGTGCTAGATGATGATAGATTTAAAAATGGCAATCAAATGTCATATTTTGATGAGCTTCAAAACAGACTTAGAGAGATACGACTTAGTGAGAAGTTTTTCTATCAAAAAATCAAAGATATCTATATGACAAGTATAGATTATGACCCAAAAGATGAAAAAACAATAGAGTTTTTCAAAATAGTACAAAACAAACTTTTATGGGCTGTATCATCTCAAATAGCAGCAGAACTTGTACATAATCGTGTAGATATAACAAAACCACTTTTAGGTATGAGTTCATATGATGGTGAGAATAAAAATATCACTAAAAAAGATGTAAGTGTTGCAAAAAACTATCTAAACGAAGAAGAGATAAAACTTCTAGGACTTTTAGTAGAACAATATTTAGCTTTTGCAGAAACTATGGCAAATCAAAAGACACCTATGTATATGAAAGATTGGATAGAAAGACTTGATTTGATTTTATCTATGAATGGAAGAGAACTTTTGAAAAATGCTGGAAAAATCTCTCACCAAATGGCAAAAGAAAAAAGTGAATTAGAATATAAAAAATATAAAGAAAATCAAAAACAAGTAGAAAAAGTACAAAGTCTAAAAGAGTTAGAAGAGGATATAAAAAAACTTAAATAA